ttatatggacATACGACCCAATTCATAGtgaaatctattttgaattttcaattccaTGTCCACCCTAATCGGTGGAGGATGTAATGAGAAGTTTTATTTCCCGTTGAACTTTGGTGGAACTAATggaataattcttatatatataatctttcgGTGACtgatatatttcaagaaatgccTTTCTCTAAAATTCTCACCTGTATTTGAACTGGCTGTATTGTTCAGATCTGGCGTTCGTGATGTTGAAAAGTGTAGTCAGCAACTTTGAGCAATTGATAGCATTCATAAACGTATTCACAAACGTAGCGACAGAGGTCACATTCGGAAAAGTTGTCGCAGCActcatatatatacatttatctcCATTAGTGagctctaaaaatgaaatatgtagatAATTTAGTAATTAAGCTTATaagaatagtataattttttttaatatctcgtaaacgtagcatagagaaagtataagaattgttaaaaaattcgaactcgagatgttGGCGAATGTCTACGTTTTAGAGCTCTCTGAGttccagaaaaacatttttggaaaatgttgtcagtgacaaagataactcaaaaacgtatgaaaatgaaaacaaacgtCATACGAACGTTTCAGAGCTCTTTATTTCCAGTAAAAACAGTCTTCAACTCTTCTTTGTACGCTCTTGCAAttgcatttaattcatattttgcttagctaattaatggagctacaaaatattatcaataattcttTGGAGAGGACTAGCCATATCAGCAAAAGCTACATTCAgatacaataaaaagaatatgtaaaagagAAGATTATAGAAATATACATAAACGAAAGTTTAACTGTCGTTGAGTGACTAATCGCCGTGACTTGACTAAGAAAATTTATgttcacatatttcaaaaatatttttaagctcaaCATTCAAATTTGTCTATGGAATAATATCTATTTCGATgcaatctttttctttatttttaaaagtttttttaatacagattcgtttttaatattatgatgaaattcgaGCTAgtccatcaaaaaattcaatcgtTTTTacttatgttaaaattaatatttaaaatatttctttctttggaaattaaattcaaagtggtattttcatttttgttttttttttatttcgtatccattgtaatttatattagaccgatttaactgaaattatatcTCAAATCAAAGTATCTTgcatcaaataacaaggtgaaattaaaaaaaaaatacattctatatAAATCGTTTAACAgccaaaaaattcagtaattccgGCGACCATGCTGGTAGCTAAAGGCGACTAGTTTAAATCATATTATGTCGTCACctgtttgaaatttcattctatcaattttgtctttaatttttatgctaatgTTGTTTAAAAAGAGGAATATATTTCAACAAGCCCATCACATTTTCTCTCTTTGCTCCTTTTCCAGTTCTACATGTTGAACATAATAAAGgcttttctatatttttggaaacatagtatctatatatataaagaattctaACTTACGCGTTATAGAAAAAGAGCTTACTACTAAtagtcgaatggcaacagttcattttaaacaaaacattttaccaatttttgactatttcaataattgaaaatttttacaactgtatggatttaaagaatttttttttcaggagagacatctataaacttaaaaagcaaaaatattaaatatgaatatataagtaAGAATTTAAGCAAAACACGCGAGTCGAGCCGAGAACGGCAACACAAGCTTCATTCAGGTTGTTCTGACCACTATTCTGCACGGTCCACACCTCGCAGTGGAAGGTGAATATACtcattttaataagttatatatataaaaaaaatgtatgtaaaatcgtgtttttttttcaggaaaggcgcctatatagataaatttaaaaagcaaaatcttatccaaatataaaatttgatacaaattattaaaGCTGTTTCCgatatacacgaaataaatttaaatatatacaagaattgttcgtttaaaTTTATTGGGATTTTAAAAACGATAATTGTTTTGACTtctgataatgaattaaaaaatattaatgatatatttaaaaataatttaggaagctctgttataaataaaattttttcacctGTAATTAAATTCTCTAGAGGATTCACAGCAATGCTGAAGTTACTACCCGAGTCCGTGTTCTGAATTCCATCTTTCCCGACATCTGTACTGTTTATGTTTGCAGCAGAAGTGGCAGAGAGATTGCCATTCAGTGTTTTCCCTGATCTTCCAGCAGCAGAATCCTCCAAATAAATATCGGATGAATCTGCTGAAACATTGCCGTGTGAGATTTCACTTGCCGTTCCATTAATAACTTTCAAAGAATCTTCTGAAATACTGTTATCGAAAGATGTGGAATCGCTTGATAGGTCATAGTTTTTTGAAAATCTGCTTTTGGAGTTTTCGTCCGAATTTATTGGATTTGATTCCTTTGAATTTAGAAAGTGGAAAAATGGAACATTTCCGCCAGTTAGGGAATGGAAGATCTTATCCAATCCAAAAGGAAAGTGGAGtccaaatgaaattttgaataggaGAATAAAAATTACGGTGAAACGCATCACAGCTGCAGACATTGATTTGTTAAGCATGAACTGAGAACAGCAACACCTGTGGaatataaaattcacaatatACTGCAGTTATACTTAAATATGTCAATTTATTGTTTCGTAACGAacttgtttgttttcttttgattttgaaaaatgaatagcATGAGagaaaagaatcttaaaaattacTATCGATATACATTGCAAAAGACGCATACAAGTTTCTAAAGCAATAAAGCAATTACTTTGTACGCGTGCGAGACAATTCATATGACAAAAATGCTTTGTCATATGATAAAATATGCTTCGTCATATGATAAAATATGCTCTGTCTTATACAAAGTATGCTTcgtcatataataatataattttaagaattgataTCAAAACAATGATAATATAAGAAGTGAAAGTGAGAACAACAACAAGGACAAATATAAGAGTATACATTAACACTATAACAGTATGAGTGAATACtattttcttgttttcaaaaaggttatattttttaaagcagaaagacttaaatatttttcactattggTAAATAAGAATCTTACGAATTTCTAATTCCCGATGAatcgattttaataaatattggaaatttagtgtgaatagaaaaaaatgttcttttggaGTTAGTTATGTCTTATATTGTAATGAATTGCAATATATGGGCGTAGTTTCTTGCAATCCTCtaatattctgtatttttatgaaaagttcacacatttaagaatattataattaccTGAAGATACtatttcgatattttgacgaGTCTCCAAGCATCAGATTTCTTATAAATTCGAAAATTGCTACACaacttttttgttttaactttttgtctctctctctctctctctctctctctctctctatatatatatatatatatatatatatatatatatatattgttacaaatctgtaattttgctatccggcacggaTAGTGTCATCCTAGAAAAACCGtcaaaacctttgtaagatctgtattgtgcgtgctgagcttggcgaccatttggcgacttggcgatgaatttgagagtttggcgactaaatggataataccggaaagttcatgaagtttcacgatccatccagtaataaccgagatacaccccggtacgccctgattggtctgcagattctagtcccgcctcccggtactataaaagacgagcactctgaagctgggaagaagtcgtgtgtatagtcagaggcggtgtgtggtgagagtcggagtcgccgacacgtagagaaactggaggattagacagcaagaaagctgctgaagtagcaattaaatgtgctgcgccattacgattgattagcggtatttgttgtagaagaaaaattttggaataatatatatatatatatatatatatatatatatatatatatatatatatatatatatatatatatatatatatatatatatatatatatataatttgataaaccTAAGAAACAAATCAGCTTAACTTGAGCCCCATTATAGATGATTTGACTGGAATATTTCGTTAATAGGCTTCGTTAATTAATCAATTCGCCTAAAACTGATCATTAGGTTGATAAATATGTTATGATGTTTGATGATTTTTAATgcgtttaatgttttaaaaatctaaatatattgaatggatatattataatcataaattgaaatcctctaaaataataataagcaaataaaattaagcagGAGTGGTAtccaaaattatattactaaattacAATATTATCCCCTCGCCATAGCGcattaaatttgttgtaaatcGGCATTGCCATGAACGCCATGAgtactcacatttttattttcagtatcctGCGCATGAGAATTAAGTGCTTGGTAATATAGTAAGTTAAACTTAAGTATTATTAACCGCTTGCAatttggtgaacaatagttacataAGAGTCTATTAACATGTGAGTTTTCACGATTATATATGAT
The window above is part of the Argiope bruennichi chromosome 7, qqArgBrue1.1, whole genome shotgun sequence genome. Proteins encoded here:
- the LOC129976584 gene encoding uncharacterized protein LOC129976584 — translated: MLNKSMSAAVMRFTVIFILLFKISFGLHFPFGLDKIFHSLTGGNVPFFHFLNSKESNPINSDENSKSRFSKNYDLSSDSTSFDNSISEDSLKVINGTASEISHGNVSADSSDIYLEDSAAGRSGKTLNGNLSATSAANINSTDVGKDGIQNTDSGSNFSIAVNPLENLITELTNGDKCIYMSAATTFPNVTSVATFVNTFMNAINCSKLLTTLFNITNARSEQYSQFKYRFIADVFRSRFVDAKEIAATAVRPIAKYFDVLPLPAMMRVYSNFFADFFFAEEILTPHNAKSLAQKYINSMEETAKRYKINKFDYDYYRKFQAIGVGTRNFFFSVIEPSLSETWELALYYAHEWLLAALDYGDLQDLTFKKEDICEKSEC